In Acanthochromis polyacanthus isolate Apoly-LR-REF ecotype Palm Island chromosome 18, KAUST_Apoly_ChrSc, whole genome shotgun sequence, the following proteins share a genomic window:
- the rad23b gene encoding UV excision repair protein RAD23 homolog B isoform X1, translating into MQITLKTLQQQTFKIDIDEDETVKTLKERIEQEKGKDNFSVAGLKLIYAGKILNDDTALKEYKIDEKNFVVVMVTKPKASSAAPQSSPTASASSTTAPAAPPPSSSSSDKPAEPASTDTKPEEKQSSTAEPSSTPVGSSETSTNTNLINEAVSTLVTGPSYDAMVNEMMLMGYEREQVVAALRASFNNPDRAVEYLLTGIPGRDQGSATGPDAVAPPVSGSPATSTGGISVPANAGSSPSAGGGNPLSFLRNQPQFHVMRQLIQQNAALLPALLQEIGRENPALLQEISSHQEQFIQMLNEPNPDAVPVGGTGGTGGAGGAGGAGGLGGDAPGGSHMSYIQVTPQEKEAIERLKALGFPEGLVIQAYFACEKNENLAANFLLQQNVDDD; encoded by the exons ATGCAGATAACTTTGAAGACCTTACAACAGCAGACGTTCAAAATCGACATCGATGAAGACGAGACG GTGAAGACATTAAAAGAGAGGATTGAACAAGAGAAGGGAAAGGACAATTTCTCTGTTGCTGGGCTGAAATTGATATATGCTG GCAAAATCCTCAACGATGACACAGCCCTCAAAGAATACAAAATCGACGAGAAGAACTTTGTGGTCGTCATGGTGACAAAG CCTAAAGCATCCTCTGCCGCCCCACAGTCTTCACCAACTGCTTCAGCTTCCAGCACTACAGCTCCCGCAGCACCTCCTCCCTCATCATCCAGTTCGGACAAACCAGCAGAGCCTGCTTCCACAGACACCAAACCAGAAGAGAAACAGTCTTCGACAGCTGAACCATCTTCCACTCCTGTCGG TAGCTCTGAGACTTCAACAAACACAAATCTAATCAATGAAGCAGTTTCAACTCTAG TGACAGGCCCTTCATATGACGCCATGGTGAATGAGATGATGCTCATGGGCTATGAGAGAGAGCAGGTGGTGGCAGCACTGAGAGCGAGCTTTAACAACCCAGACAGAGCTGTGGAATACCTGCTCACA GGCATCCCAGGCAGAGATCAGGGCTCTGCGACTGGACCTGATGCGGTGGCGCCTCCAGTGAGCGGATCTCCGGCTACATCTACAGGCGGTATCAGCGTTCCCGCCAACGCTGGCTCCTCACCAAGTGCTGGGGGAG GCAATCCTTTGAGCTTCCTAAGAAATCAGCCCCAGTTCCACGTAATGCGACAGCTGATCCAGCAGAATGCCGCCCTCCTTCCTGCCTTGCTGCAGGAGATTGGCAGGGAAAACCCCGCACTGTTGCAG GAGATCAGCAGCCACCAAGAGCAGTTCATCCAGATGCTGAATGAACCTAATCCAGATGCGGTGCCAGTAGGTGGCacaggagggacaggaggggCAGGGGGAGCAGGGGGAGCTGGAGGGCTGGGCGGTGACGCACCTGGTGGAAGTCACATGAGCTATATCCAGGTCACACCACAGGAGAAAGAGGCCATTGAGAGG CTAAAAGCTTTAGGATTTCCAGAGGGACTTGTTATACAAGCCTACTTTGCTTGTGAGAAGAACGAGAACTTGGCCGCCAACTTCCTTTTACAACAGAACGTTGACGATGATTAA
- the rad23b gene encoding UV excision repair protein RAD23 homolog B isoform X2: MQITLKTLQQQTFKIDIDEDETVKTLKERIEQEKGKDNFSVAGLKLIYAGKILNDDTALKEYKIDEKNFVVVMVTKPKASSAAPQSSPTASASSTTAPAAPPPSSSSSDKPAEPASTDTKPEEKQSSTAEPSSTPVGSETSTNTNLINEAVSTLVTGPSYDAMVNEMMLMGYEREQVVAALRASFNNPDRAVEYLLTGIPGRDQGSATGPDAVAPPVSGSPATSTGGISVPANAGSSPSAGGGNPLSFLRNQPQFHVMRQLIQQNAALLPALLQEIGRENPALLQEISSHQEQFIQMLNEPNPDAVPVGGTGGTGGAGGAGGAGGLGGDAPGGSHMSYIQVTPQEKEAIERLKALGFPEGLVIQAYFACEKNENLAANFLLQQNVDDD; the protein is encoded by the exons ATGCAGATAACTTTGAAGACCTTACAACAGCAGACGTTCAAAATCGACATCGATGAAGACGAGACG GTGAAGACATTAAAAGAGAGGATTGAACAAGAGAAGGGAAAGGACAATTTCTCTGTTGCTGGGCTGAAATTGATATATGCTG GCAAAATCCTCAACGATGACACAGCCCTCAAAGAATACAAAATCGACGAGAAGAACTTTGTGGTCGTCATGGTGACAAAG CCTAAAGCATCCTCTGCCGCCCCACAGTCTTCACCAACTGCTTCAGCTTCCAGCACTACAGCTCCCGCAGCACCTCCTCCCTCATCATCCAGTTCGGACAAACCAGCAGAGCCTGCTTCCACAGACACCAAACCAGAAGAGAAACAGTCTTCGACAGCTGAACCATCTTCCACTCCTGTCGG CTCTGAGACTTCAACAAACACAAATCTAATCAATGAAGCAGTTTCAACTCTAG TGACAGGCCCTTCATATGACGCCATGGTGAATGAGATGATGCTCATGGGCTATGAGAGAGAGCAGGTGGTGGCAGCACTGAGAGCGAGCTTTAACAACCCAGACAGAGCTGTGGAATACCTGCTCACA GGCATCCCAGGCAGAGATCAGGGCTCTGCGACTGGACCTGATGCGGTGGCGCCTCCAGTGAGCGGATCTCCGGCTACATCTACAGGCGGTATCAGCGTTCCCGCCAACGCTGGCTCCTCACCAAGTGCTGGGGGAG GCAATCCTTTGAGCTTCCTAAGAAATCAGCCCCAGTTCCACGTAATGCGACAGCTGATCCAGCAGAATGCCGCCCTCCTTCCTGCCTTGCTGCAGGAGATTGGCAGGGAAAACCCCGCACTGTTGCAG GAGATCAGCAGCCACCAAGAGCAGTTCATCCAGATGCTGAATGAACCTAATCCAGATGCGGTGCCAGTAGGTGGCacaggagggacaggaggggCAGGGGGAGCAGGGGGAGCTGGAGGGCTGGGCGGTGACGCACCTGGTGGAAGTCACATGAGCTATATCCAGGTCACACCACAGGAGAAAGAGGCCATTGAGAGG CTAAAAGCTTTAGGATTTCCAGAGGGACTTGTTATACAAGCCTACTTTGCTTGTGAGAAGAACGAGAACTTGGCCGCCAACTTCCTTTTACAACAGAACGTTGACGATGATTAA